One bacterium genomic window carries:
- a CDS encoding DUF190 domain-containing protein, whose protein sequence is MPEVQGQLLRIYVDEGAKHDGKLVHEAVVRLCLKEGLAGATVLRGIAGFGARHRLHKAGIERFSADLPVVVEIVDTVDKIECLLPLLREMTGDGLITLEQVRIIAAPPADHPA, encoded by the coding sequence ATGCCCGAGGTGCAGGGACAGCTGCTGCGGATCTACGTGGACGAGGGCGCCAAGCACGACGGCAAGCTGGTGCACGAGGCCGTCGTGCGACTCTGCCTGAAGGAGGGGCTGGCCGGCGCCACCGTCCTGCGGGGCATCGCGGGCTTCGGCGCGCGGCACCGCCTGCACAAGGCGGGCATCGAGCGCTTCAGCGCCGACCTGCCGGTGGTGGTCGAGATCGTCGACACCGTCGACAAGATCGAGTGCCTGCTGCCGCTGCTCCGGGAGATGACGGGCGACGGCCTGATCACGCTCGAACAGGTGCGCATCATCGCAGCCCCGCCCGCCGATCACCCCGCCTGA